The sequence below is a genomic window from Arthrobacter sp. U41.
CGCCCGGCGCCTCGACGCCGTCGCGGCCATGGGTTTCGACATCATCTACATGCCGCCGATCCATCCGATCGGCATCCAGCACCGCAAGGGTCCGAACAACACCCTGCTGGCCGGACCGCACGATCCGGGCTCGCCGTGGGCCATCGGCGCCAAGGAGGGCGGCCACGACGCCATCCACCCGGACCTGGGCACCTTCGAGGACTTCGACGCCTTCGTGGCGCGGGCCGGGGAGCTGGGGCTGGAAGTGGCCCTGGACCTGGCGCTGCAGGCCGCCCCGGACCACCCCTGGGTCGAAAGCCACCCCGAGTGGTTCACGACCCGGGTCGACGGGAGCATCGCCTACGCCGAGAACCCGCCGAAGAAGTACCAGGACATTTTCCCGCTCAACTTCGACAACGATCCCGCCGGCCTGTCCAACGAGATCCTGCGCGTTGTTTTCCTCTGGGTGAGCCACGGCGTCAAGATCTTCCGCGTCGACAACCCGCACACCAAACCCGTGTGGTTCTGGGAATGGCTGATCGCCAGGGTCAACAAGAAGCACCCCGACGTCGTTTTCCTCGCGGAGGCGTTCACCCGCCCGGCCATGATGCACGCGCTGGGGCGGGCCGGCTTCCAGCAGTCCTACACGTACTTCACCTGGCGGAACACCAAGGAGGAGCTGGAGGAATACTTCCAGGAAGTCAGCCACGAGTCCCCGGCCTACTTCCGGCCGAACTTCTTCGTCAACACCCCGGACATCCTGACCGAATTCCTGCAGTACGGCGGACCGTCCGCGTTCAAGATCCGGGCGGCGCTGGCCGCCACGGCGAGTCCCATCTGGGGCGTCTATGCCGGATTTGAACTCTACGAGCACGTGGCCCGGCCCGGCGCCGAGGAGTACATCGACAACGAGAAGTTTGAATACAAGGCCCGTGACTGGGACGCGGCGGCCGAATCCGGCCGATCGCTGGCGCCCTACCTGACGCGGCTCAACGAGATCCGGCACGCCCACCCGGCCCTGGGGGACCTGCAGAACCTGACCGTGCACGAAAGCACGGACAACGCCACCGTTGTCTATTCGAAGCACAAGACCCTCCCCGACGGCACGAAGGACACCCTGATCATCGTCGTCAACGTCGATCCGCATGGCATCCGGGAGAGCACGGTGACGCTGGATTTGGCGGCACTGGAGCTGGACCCGGACAACCTGACCCACAACGGGCGGTTCATGGTGGATGATCTGTTGACCGGCGAAAGCTGGGAATGGGGGGAGTACAACTACGTCCGGCTGGACGCCCATGTCGAGCCTGCACACATTCTTAGCATCCGGAGGCAGCACGCGTGAGTTTCAGCCCGACCAACCCCAACCAGCACTTCAGCCCAAAGGGGTCCTTTGAACTGAACGCGCCCGGGCTCCAGCACGATCCGCACTGGTACCGCAAGGCGGTATTCTACGAAGTGCTGGTCCGCGGCTTCGCCGACGGAAACGGTGACGGCTCGGGCGACTTCCACGGGCTGATCGAGAAGCTGGACTACCTGCAGTGGCTCGGCG
It includes:
- a CDS encoding alpha-1,4-glucan--maltose-1-phosphate maltosyltransferase, with the protein product MSKQKPKTPILEGLRFGRFPITAVQPAVEDGKFPAKAVVGETLVVGATAFREGHDRLGVSAVLLDPRGKERQRVRLAPPRGPRGLGTDRWEGLLTPSATGNWSFVIEAWHDSYGTWHHNAEVKVEAGIDVELMLAEGAALLAEASEDPSRPSADRRTLRMAVVGLNDAGKTAEERLAAGFSPDVTAVIESQPIREQITLSEQYPLLVERELAGRGAWYEFFPRSEGAVRNHETGEWTSGNFRTAARRLDAVAAMGFDIIYMPPIHPIGIQHRKGPNNTLLAGPHDPGSPWAIGAKEGGHDAIHPDLGTFEDFDAFVARAGELGLEVALDLALQAAPDHPWVESHPEWFTTRVDGSIAYAENPPKKYQDIFPLNFDNDPAGLSNEILRVVFLWVSHGVKIFRVDNPHTKPVWFWEWLIARVNKKHPDVVFLAEAFTRPAMMHALGRAGFQQSYTYFTWRNTKEELEEYFQEVSHESPAYFRPNFFVNTPDILTEFLQYGGPSAFKIRAALAATASPIWGVYAGFELYEHVARPGAEEYIDNEKFEYKARDWDAAAESGRSLAPYLTRLNEIRHAHPALGDLQNLTVHESTDNATVVYSKHKTLPDGTKDTLIIVVNVDPHGIRESTVTLDLAALELDPDNLTHNGRFMVDDLLTGESWEWGEYNYVRLDAHVEPAHILSIRRQHA